A window of Gudongella oleilytica genomic DNA:
AAGAAACAGCTCCTGCTTGAAAATGGGGAGATAGTCTATATTATCGCTTGCAGACTCCGGCATGGGAGCAAGTATAACGTCAAGTGATCCGTCCATAAGCTTATCCCTAAGTATGTGAGTCATATTTACCTGGAAATTGAAGTGGATGTTTCTGTTTCCCTGGTAAACATAAAATTCATCTATAATGCTTGGTACTGCATCAAAGCTCACACTGTAAATATATCCCAGGTTAATGACGCCTGCTGTCGGATTTAGCATTTTCTTCAAATGCTGTTCTCCCTGTGAGAGGATATTCAAAGAACTTTCAGCATAAGGCAGAAAGGCCTCTCCATACTCTGTCAGCTCAACCTTTTTGCCGTTCTTTTTAAATAGCGGCACACCAAGCTCTTCTGAAAGCTGGTTAAGGGCATAGCTAAGGCTTGGCTGGGATATATTTAACTCCTCGGCTGCTTTCGTATAGTGCAGAATATAACTCATCTCGACGAAATATCTAAGCTGTTGCAGTGTCATGATTAACCTCCCTATGCAGTCTATGAGTGATCCATAGACTGTGTTTTTGATTATTTAATGGTTAACAAATCCTTCAAAACATTGAAAATACTCAAATATCCAAATTGCTGCTTACAAAAATACATAGCTATATTATAGATACATTCTATGATTATTATACAAAACCGGTATTAGACTTTCAATATCGAGTAATATAAAATCAAGATAAGAACGAATAGTCAGACTATTTCGAAGGAGTGATGAAATTTGATACTTCCAGATAAGATCGTATTATGTGAGGTTGGCTTAAGGGATGGTCTCCAAAATGAAGCAAAGGTTCTGGATACAAAGGACAAGCTGAAGCTTGCTGAAGGATTTATAGATGCTGGTTTTAAGGTCATCGAATTAGGCTCCTTTATGAGCCCGAAGGCGGTGCCTCAAATGGCAGATACCGATGAGCTGTTCAAGCATTTTAACGATACTGAAGGAGTTGAGTTCAGAGCGCTTATTGCTAACATGAAGGGTGTTGAGAGAGCTATAGCCTGCGGCTGCAAAAAGGTTAAGCTGAACGTGTCTGCCAGCAGAGGACATAACCTGGCCAATATAAATATGACCCCCGAGCAAAGCGTTGCCGGCTTTGCTGATATAGTTAAGCTTGCCACAGAGAATAGCATCGAATCATCCGGTTCAATATCGATGCCATTTGGATCGCCCTGGGAAGGGGACATCCCGGTATCGGATGTTGAAAGCATTGTGCAGGCCTATATCGACGTAGGGATAACAGAAATATCACTGTCGGATGCATCGGGAATGGCTGTTCCAAACCAGGTATTTGAAATGTGCAGCTCTTTGAAAGAAAAATTTCCACAGGTAAAATGGTGGCTTCACTTCCACAATACCAGAGGAATGGCTATGGCGAATATTCTTGCAGGGATGCAGGCAGGGATCACTAACTTTGACACCTCGCTGGGCGGTCTGGGTGGATGCCCATTCGTACCTGGTGCAGCTGGGAATGTGTCCTCTGAGGATGTTGTACACATGATGGATGAGATGGGGATCGAGAGCGGAATCGATGTTGTTAATCTTCTTAATATGGCTCGAGGCCTTGAAGATCTCGTTGGGCACCCGGGAGTATCGTACCTATTGAAGGCAGGAAGGTCAAAGGACCTGATCAGATAAATTTTTCGAAAGCAGGGAATCGTTTTCAAAGAAATTTGTAGTGCACAAAATATTATCATGCAATAATTGTTAGGAGGAGTATATATGAGCAGAATGAGTTCAATGGACGAGGTTTATGAAAAGCTGAACCAGGATCAGATCGATGAGATCGAAGAGAAATTTGCAAAGGCCGATGCCGCTCAGAGAGAATTCGAGAAATGGAGCCAGGAGGACATCGACAGGACTATCAGAGCCATAGCTTGGAAGGTGGCAAATACCCAAACCTTCAAGGAGCTTGTTGCAATGAGCATCGAGGAGAGCAAAATGGGAGATCCTGTGAGCAGAGAGAACAAAAAGTTCAAGATCAGGGGAGTACTTAGAGATGCTTTAAGGCAGAAGAGTGTAGGAGTTATCGAGGAGATCCCTGAAAAGGGAATCGTTAAGTATGCAAAGCCAGTGGGAGTAATAGCCTGTGTAGTCCCGGCAACCAATCCGGATCTTACACCAGCAGGAAATGCAATCTATGCTCTTAAGGCAAGAAATGCGATCATCTTTTCACCACACCCAAGGGCAGTAAAAACAGGCGGCAGGACCATCGAGCTTATGAGAGAGGGCTTGAGGCAGGTTGGAGCGCCAGAGGATCTTATCCAGATTCTTGGACAGGGCAAGGCTAAGGTAAACAAGTCGATGTCAGAGGCTCTAAACACAAAATGCGACCTTGTAATAGCAACGGGAGGACAGGGTGTAGTCAGAAGGGCTTATCATTCAGGTACGCCGGCTTACGGGGTCGGAGCAGGGAACGCCACGATGGTATGGGATGAGACTGCCAAGGATGAGCTTTACAAGGCTGCTCATAATACAATGCTGTCAAAGACCTCAGACTTTGGGTCAGGCTGCTCTGCCGATGGAAATATAGTGATCCATGAGAGCATATACGAGGATGCTGTAAAAGCACTTCAGGAGGTAGGCGGTTATCTTCTTAATCCGGAGGAACAGGAGAGCGTCAAGAGGATAATGTGGGATGAGGAATGCCACAGACTGGCAGATTCAGTTGCCCAGTCACCACAGACAATGGCTAAGCTTGCAGGCTTTGAGATCCCGGATGACAGAAAGTTCCTTATAGCTAAGGGAACAGGAAGCTACACTACAAGCTATGATGACGTATGGTGCAGAGAGAAGCTTTCGACCCTTCTTGCTGTACACAGGTATGAAGGTGAGTTCCAAAATGCCATAGAGATTGTCAAGCAGATCCATAATGTTGGAGGAAAGGGACATAGCGTCGGGATCTATTCCTATGACGAGGACCATATCCACAGACTTGCTCTTGAGGCTCAGGTAGGTCGTATCATGGTAAGACAGCCTCAATCCAAGGCCAATGCAGGCTCATTCACCAATGGAATGCCCATGACCTCAAGCATAGGCTGCGGGACCTGGGGCGGGAATGCGACATCTGAGAACGTAAGTCTTAAGCACTATATGAATGTTACCTGGGTATCCAAGGAGATCCCCGAGGACAGACCAAGCGACGAGGAGTTGTTCGGAGAATTCTATGAGCCTGAGAGAGAGGGCAAAGCATAAAGGAGGAAGTCACATGAAAAGATTAGTTTCTGACCAGATGGTTGAATATCTGGAGAGACGAAATGTAGAGTATATATTCGGACTCTGCGGCCATACAGTTATAGGTTTTCTGGATGCCCTGTCGAGGAGCGAGAAGCTTAAGTATATATCCTTCAGAAATGAACAGCTTGCAACCCTTGCAGCCGACGGCTATGCGAGGATCAAAAAAAAGGCCGGGGTCGTAATGTGTCACCTTGGTCCGGGGATAATGAACGTTGTCACCGGAGTTGGGAACGCTTCCTTTGACTCCATACCAATGGTGGTCATAGCTGGAGACGTACCGAGATACTACTACGGCAAGCATCCTCATCAGGAGGTAAACCTTCATTCTGACGCCTCCCAGTACGAGATACTTAGGCCTATAGTAAAAAGAGCCTGGAGAGTGGACGATCCAGAGGCTATGCCTGAGATACTGGATAAGGCCTTCAGACTCGCTGAAAGTGGAAGACCGGGACCAGTACTGATATCTGTGCCAATGGATGTTTTCTCAGAGGAGATAGACGAAGAGCTGTTTGCAAGGACATACAAGGACAGCAGGGAAACCATAAAGCCAGCACTTGCACCTCAAGCAGCCAAGGAAATAGCGAAAAAACTGGTTGAGGCGAAGAATCCCGTTATTCATGCAGGCGGAGGAATACTTCTTTCAGGGGCGTCCAAGGAGCTTCAGGAGCTTGTGGAGCTGTTGGATATACCGGTATCGAGAACTCTGATGGGTCAGGGCTGCATGTCCGATACACACCCTTTGATGCTTGGACAAACAGGCTTCTGGGGTCTCGAGTTTACTCATAAGTTTACAGCCAATGCGGATTTGATCCTTGGATTGGGAACAAGGTTCGCCGAGGCTGATAGCTCAAGCTGGTATCCAGGCGTGACGTTCGACATGGAAAAAACTGAGTTTATGCAAATAGATATCGACCCGACCGAGATAGGAAGGAATTATCCGGTAAGTATCGGAGCCATAGCAGATCTTAAGCTCGCACTTCAGCAGATAATAGAGGAAGCTAAGATTTTGGTACCGGATGGAATTGATAAACCGGAACTTAGAGAATTCATCAGAGTAAACAGACAAGGCTTCAAGGAGTCCAACATATCGATATCCGAAGACTCGAGATTCCCTATGACTCCTCAAAGAATACTTAAGGATGTCAAGGAGGTTATCCCTGAGGACACCATAATCTATACCGATGTAGGATGGAACAAGAATGGAGTGGCACAGCAATTTGACATTACCATACCTGGAACCATACACCACAGCTCAGGGCTTGCAACGATGGGCTTTGGAGGGGCAGCTTTAATAGGCGGCAAGCTTGCGGCACCTGATAAGGTAGTTCTTACCCTTGTTGGAGACGGAGGGTTTGGAATAAACCCGGGAGCTCTTGCTACTGCTGTAGAACAGAATATCCCGGTCATATGGGTGGTTATGAACAACTCTTCCTTTGGAACTATTGCAGGTCTTGAATATGCAAATTACAAAACTAAATTCGGAACAGTATTTACCACTCCGGACGGGGCGCCATATACTCCCAACTGGGCAGAGGTTGCCAAGGCGTATGGAGTAGATTCTATTAAGATAAGTTCTGCTGACGAGTTCAAGCCGGCCCTTGAAAAGGCAATCAAGAGCAATAAGCCGTACCTGTTGGATGTTCCAATGGAGAATATAGTGGTACCTACGCCAGGAACCTGGAATATAAACGATATTTACACACCGAAGGCCAATGTAGTCAATGGGAAAGTAAGAAGAAGTGAAAATGGTCAGTTTGAGCCACCGGTCCATTCAGGCTCTCACAAGCAGTAACCTCTGGAGGGGATATTATGGGAAGAAAGTTTTCACTTGCCTATTTGACCATACCGGGCACAAGCCCAGTGGATCAGATAAGGATCGCCGCAGAAGCAGGGTACGATTTTGTAAGCTTAAGACCTATACCTATGCACCTGCCAAACGAGCCGCTGTTTCAGTTCGGCGAGGACAGGAAGCTGTTTATGGATATCAGAAAAGCACTTGAGGAGTATAAGATAGGTATTATGGATGTAGAGCTTGCCAGAGTAAGGGAAGACCTGAAGGTGGAGGACTTTGAGAGAGCGTTTGCTGCTGGTGCAGAGCTTGGAGCAACTGATGTCTTATCAAGCATCTGGACTAAGGATAGGGACTTTGCGGTGAAGCAATTCGCCAAGATCTGCGATATGGCCGCAAGCTATAAGCTTAGAGTGAACCTTGAGTTTGTGACCTTCTCAGGTGTTGTCGGACTTGAGGGGGCTTTGGAGGTGCTCGATGCAGCTGCAAGACCAAATGCATATCTAATGGTAGACACACTCCATGCACATAGATCGAGAGTGAGCCCGGAGGATTTAGCTAAAGTAGATAGAACAAGGTTTGGCTTTATACACCTTTGCGACGGCCCTAAGGAAATACCTTCACTTGAGGATCCTTCAATGATCGGAGTAGCAAGGGAAGGAAGGCTATATGCGGGAGAAGGAGGTGTTGATATAGCAGGGATGTTAAAGGCAATGCCAAATAATCCTATCTCTATCGAGCTTCCCAACTCAAGGGAGATGGCCGAAAGAGGAGCAGCAGGTCATGCGGCAAGGTGTCTGGAGACAGCTAGGAAATATTTTATAGAAAACAATATAGAGTAGCACAACAGGCAAAGTAAAAATAAGGGGGGAAATATATGCCTGTAAATATTAATACCAGAATGGTTGCATTACTAGGGAAGCCTCTTTCCCAGTCATATGCAGCGAGGATGCAAAATGCAGCCTACAGGGCAGCTGATATCGACATGGTCTACTTCTATTCAGAGGTCGAGAATGACCATTTGCCTGATGTAGTAAATGGGATTAGATACATGAGCTTTGCAGGGTTTGCAGTTACAAAGCCTAACAAGGTTGAGATCATGAAGTATGTGGATGAGAAGGACCCGCTTTGCGAGAAGATGAACGCGAGCAATACTGTAGTCAAGCTTCCGGATGGAAGACTAAAGGCTTATAACACTGACGGCATGGGTTTTTTCAGATCTCTTAAGGAAGAAATCCCTGAATTAAAGGTTGAGGAATCTACATTCTTCTGTCTTGGTTCAGGTGGTGCTGGAAGGGCGATCTGCAGCGTATTGGCTTACAATAAAGCCAAGAAGATTTACATAGCAAACAGGACTCTTGAAAAAGCTAAAGCTCTTGTCGACGATATCAATGATAAATTTGCCCCAGTCGCCGAGCTTGTCGATATGGCGGATCTTGAGGCTATGAAGGCTAAAATCAATGAATCAGATGTCATTATGAATAATACTGGCCTTGGAATGATATCAAGTCCTGATATGACCCCGATCCCTAAGGAATATTTGAGAAGCGGCCAAATCTGCTTCGATGCAACATACAATCCTGCAAAGACGAGATTCCTGGCAGAGGCTGAGGAAATGGGATGCAAAACAATGAATGGTCTGGGAATGTCTTTGTATCAGGGTGCAGAGCAGATCGAGCTTTGGAGCGGAAAAGCAGCACCTGTTGAGGCTATGCGCAAAGAGCTTATGGACATCCTCTCAGGTAAAAAGGAAGTGTAGCCTTGAATACAGGGTCACGCTTCCAGTGGAAGGAGGAAATTAGATGTCTGTTTTGAAATGGCTGGACGAACATTTTGAGGAATCGATCCTTGTATTGCTTCTTGCCACCATATCATGCGTAATGATGGCTCAGATATTGGCTCGAACATTTGCAAGCTCGTTCACTTGGCCAGAGGAATTTTCAAGGTATTGCTACATTTGGACGGTATTTTTGTCCCTCGGATATACTATAAAAAAGAGGAATATGCTTAGGGTAGGTATACTCATGGATATGCTCCCTCAAAAGCTTAGAAGGTCCATAGAGATAGTCGTCAACCTAATAATGTTGGTTTTGTTTGTTATCCTCTTCAGATATGCGATCATTTACACCGGGAAAATCAAGCTTACAGGCCAGTTTTCTCCTGCTATGCACGTACCGATGTGGATGATGTATATGTCGACTATAATAGGCTTTGGCTTGGCAGCAATAAGGACGGTACAGGAAATTATCAACAACATTAAGAACTTCAACAAAAAATCTGAGACAACTCTCGAGGCTACACTTAAGGAAGCCAAGGAAGAGGTAAAGGCGACTGGTGTACATCTTGATGACAATGTCAAAGCAGAGGGGGGTGACCTGTAATGGCTCTATGGATTTTTCTGGTGTTTCTTGTTGGATTGGCATTTGGAATACCAATAACTATGAGTATGGTCCTCGGAGCGATGACGCCTCTGGTTTTAGGCGGTACAGGAAGCTCTATCCAGCAGCTTATAGCCAACAGCTTCTCTGGCTCGGACACTACCCCTATTCTTGCAGTTCCGCTGTTTATCCTCGGTGGAGTACTTATGGCAGAGGGCGGAATATCGAGAAGACTTTTCAACTTTTTCGCATATTTCGTAGGGAATCTGCCTGGTGGACTGCCATGTGCAGTAATACTTACATGTCTTTTCTATGGCGCTATCTCAGGTTCAGGCCCA
This region includes:
- the aroE gene encoding shikimate dehydrogenase, which codes for MPVNINTRMVALLGKPLSQSYAARMQNAAYRAADIDMVYFYSEVENDHLPDVVNGIRYMSFAGFAVTKPNKVEIMKYVDEKDPLCEKMNASNTVVKLPDGRLKAYNTDGMGFFRSLKEEIPELKVEESTFFCLGSGGAGRAICSVLAYNKAKKIYIANRTLEKAKALVDDINDKFAPVAELVDMADLEAMKAKINESDVIMNNTGLGMISSPDMTPIPKEYLRSGQICFDATYNPAKTRFLAEAEEMGCKTMNGLGMSLYQGAEQIELWSGKAAPVEAMRKELMDILSGKKEV
- a CDS encoding hydroxymethylglutaryl-CoA lyase, whose amino-acid sequence is MILPDKIVLCEVGLRDGLQNEAKVLDTKDKLKLAEGFIDAGFKVIELGSFMSPKAVPQMADTDELFKHFNDTEGVEFRALIANMKGVERAIACGCKKVKLNVSASRGHNLANINMTPEQSVAGFADIVKLATENSIESSGSISMPFGSPWEGDIPVSDVESIVQAYIDVGITEISLSDASGMAVPNQVFEMCSSLKEKFPQVKWWLHFHNTRGMAMANILAGMQAGITNFDTSLGGLGGCPFVPGAAGNVSSEDVVHMMDEMGIESGIDVVNLLNMARGLEDLVGHPGVSYLLKAGRSKDLIR
- a CDS encoding aldehyde dehydrogenase family protein: MSRMSSMDEVYEKLNQDQIDEIEEKFAKADAAQREFEKWSQEDIDRTIRAIAWKVANTQTFKELVAMSIEESKMGDPVSRENKKFKIRGVLRDALRQKSVGVIEEIPEKGIVKYAKPVGVIACVVPATNPDLTPAGNAIYALKARNAIIFSPHPRAVKTGGRTIELMREGLRQVGAPEDLIQILGQGKAKVNKSMSEALNTKCDLVIATGGQGVVRRAYHSGTPAYGVGAGNATMVWDETAKDELYKAAHNTMLSKTSDFGSGCSADGNIVIHESIYEDAVKALQEVGGYLLNPEEQESVKRIMWDEECHRLADSVAQSPQTMAKLAGFEIPDDRKFLIAKGTGSYTTSYDDVWCREKLSTLLAVHRYEGEFQNAIEIVKQIHNVGGKGHSVGIYSYDEDHIHRLALEAQVGRIMVRQPQSKANAGSFTNGMPMTSSIGCGTWGGNATSENVSLKHYMNVTWVSKEIPEDRPSDEELFGEFYEPEREGKA
- a CDS encoding LysR family transcriptional regulator, with amino-acid sequence MTLQQLRYFVEMSYILHYTKAAEELNISQPSLSYALNQLSEELGVPLFKKNGKKVELTEYGEAFLPYAESSLNILSQGEQHLKKMLNPTAGVINLGYIYSVSFDAVPSIIDEFYVYQGNRNIHFNFQVNMTHILRDKLMDGSLDVILAPMPESASDNIDYLPIFKQELFLVVYNGHPLADRTSVTIDDFKDDKLIMINKKTNLYIQTENMFKRHNIMPDVAFTVDECNSMAAFVGAQLGVAIMPNIPSLESYKVTAIPFEGRTMNRTICLIWNKKRQLSPAMKSFIDYYRISQAENR
- a CDS encoding TRAP transporter small permease translates to MSVLKWLDEHFEESILVLLLATISCVMMAQILARTFASSFTWPEEFSRYCYIWTVFLSLGYTIKKRNMLRVGILMDMLPQKLRRSIEIVVNLIMLVLFVILFRYAIIYTGKIKLTGQFSPAMHVPMWMMYMSTIIGFGLAAIRTVQEIINNIKNFNKKSETTLEATLKEAKEEVKATGVHLDDNVKAEGGDL
- a CDS encoding thiamine pyrophosphate-binding protein; this encodes MKRLVSDQMVEYLERRNVEYIFGLCGHTVIGFLDALSRSEKLKYISFRNEQLATLAADGYARIKKKAGVVMCHLGPGIMNVVTGVGNASFDSIPMVVIAGDVPRYYYGKHPHQEVNLHSDASQYEILRPIVKRAWRVDDPEAMPEILDKAFRLAESGRPGPVLISVPMDVFSEEIDEELFARTYKDSRETIKPALAPQAAKEIAKKLVEAKNPVIHAGGGILLSGASKELQELVELLDIPVSRTLMGQGCMSDTHPLMLGQTGFWGLEFTHKFTANADLILGLGTRFAEADSSSWYPGVTFDMEKTEFMQIDIDPTEIGRNYPVSIGAIADLKLALQQIIEEAKILVPDGIDKPELREFIRVNRQGFKESNISISEDSRFPMTPQRILKDVKEVIPEDTIIYTDVGWNKNGVAQQFDITIPGTIHHSSGLATMGFGGAALIGGKLAAPDKVVLTLVGDGGFGINPGALATAVEQNIPVIWVVMNNSSFGTIAGLEYANYKTKFGTVFTTPDGAPYTPNWAEVAKAYGVDSIKISSADEFKPALEKAIKSNKPYLLDVPMENIVVPTPGTWNINDIYTPKANVVNGKVRRSENGQFEPPVHSGSHKQ
- a CDS encoding sugar phosphate isomerase/epimerase family protein; amino-acid sequence: MGRKFSLAYLTIPGTSPVDQIRIAAEAGYDFVSLRPIPMHLPNEPLFQFGEDRKLFMDIRKALEEYKIGIMDVELARVREDLKVEDFERAFAAGAELGATDVLSSIWTKDRDFAVKQFAKICDMAASYKLRVNLEFVTFSGVVGLEGALEVLDAAARPNAYLMVDTLHAHRSRVSPEDLAKVDRTRFGFIHLCDGPKEIPSLEDPSMIGVAREGRLYAGEGGVDIAGMLKAMPNNPISIELPNSREMAERGAAGHAARCLETARKYFIENNIE